In Providencia zhijiangensis, a single window of DNA contains:
- a CDS encoding MdtA/MuxA family multidrug efflux RND transporter periplasmic adaptor subunit: MTTQKRRTILTRSALFVALLAAAGATWYAYHKNNQNEVPTTASATQGGQAKKAGGRPSRPLAPVQFATAQEKIVPRFLSGLGTVQAANMVTVTSRVEGQLMNIYFTEGQSVKAGDLLAQIDPRPFEVQLAQAEGQLAKDKATLANARLDLTRYQKLAGTKVISQQELDNQRATVLQAEGSIKVDQAAVDNAKLQLTYSKITAPISGRIGLKQVDVGNFISSGTSTPIVVITQTQPADVLFALPEGDIPAIQQAQAAGNKVLIEAWDRNNIAMIARGELLSTDNQIDPATGTLKIKARFTNEEQKLFPNQFVNVKMQVETLQNAVVIPTAALQMGNEGHYVWVLSDDDTVTKHIVTVGIQDSQQVVIESGLSANTKVITDGVDKLTDGAKVEVVNASSLEKKPASTERKPRNSEEKA; encoded by the coding sequence AAGTACCAACCACAGCCAGTGCAACCCAAGGCGGACAAGCGAAAAAAGCAGGTGGAAGACCATCACGCCCACTTGCACCCGTTCAATTTGCCACTGCCCAAGAAAAAATCGTGCCGCGTTTTCTATCTGGTTTAGGTACCGTGCAGGCCGCTAACATGGTGACGGTCACTAGCCGTGTTGAAGGCCAACTCATGAATATCTACTTCACCGAAGGGCAATCCGTCAAAGCGGGTGATTTACTCGCGCAAATTGACCCTCGCCCTTTTGAAGTGCAACTTGCCCAAGCTGAAGGTCAATTAGCCAAAGATAAAGCGACTTTAGCCAATGCTCGATTAGACTTGACCCGCTACCAAAAACTGGCGGGAACCAAAGTCATCTCCCAACAAGAGTTGGATAACCAGCGAGCTACCGTATTACAAGCCGAGGGTAGCATCAAAGTTGACCAAGCCGCCGTTGATAATGCCAAGCTGCAACTGACCTACAGTAAAATTACCGCGCCAATTTCTGGACGAATCGGTTTAAAACAAGTGGATGTGGGTAATTTTATCTCTTCAGGGACTTCCACGCCGATTGTGGTGATCACCCAAACGCAACCTGCTGACGTACTATTTGCCTTACCTGAAGGTGACATTCCTGCTATCCAACAAGCGCAAGCAGCAGGGAATAAAGTCCTGATTGAAGCGTGGGATCGCAATAATATTGCCATGATTGCACGCGGAGAGTTATTGAGTACCGATAACCAAATTGACCCAGCAACGGGCACACTGAAAATCAAAGCACGCTTTACTAACGAAGAGCAAAAACTGTTCCCGAACCAGTTTGTGAACGTCAAAATGCAGGTAGAGACCTTACAAAATGCCGTCGTGATCCCAACTGCTGCTCTGCAAATGGGCAATGAAGGTCACTATGTTTGGGTATTGAGCGACGATGATACCGTGACGAAACACATTGTGACGGTGGGCATTCAAGACAGCCAACAAGTGGTGATTGAAAGCGGTTTATCCGCTAACACCAAAGTCATTACCGATGGCGTCGATAAGCTAACAGATGGCGCGAAAGTTGAAGTGGTCAACGCTTCAAGCCTCGAAAAGAAACCGGCTTCCACAGAGAGAAAACCTCGCAATAGCGAGGAGAAAGCCTAA